In Anseongella ginsenosidimutans, one genomic interval encodes:
- a CDS encoding DUF1016 N-terminal domain-containing protein, whose amino-acid sequence MDNEERREYYQSEAANNNWTARQLERQINSQLYERLLLSNDKESVWL is encoded by the coding sequence ATTGACAACGAAGAAAGAAGAGAATATTACCAATCAGAGGCAGCCAACAACAATTGGACTGCTCGTCAATTGGAACGGCAAATCAACAGCCAGTTATACGAGCGACTTCTGCTGAGCAATGATAAGGAAAGCGTTTGGCTTTAG